CCCGTAGACGCGGATGCCCTGCGCGTGCGCGCGCGTGACGATCTGGTCGTACGCGGCGAGGAGTTCGTCCCCGGTGGCGCGCTGCGCGGCCTCGGTGGCCGGCGCCGTGCCGATGTCGTTGATGCCCTCGAAGACCAGCAGCCAGCGCGCCCCGCTCACCGCGAGCACGTCGCGGTCGAGCCGGGCGAGGGCGTTGGGGCCGAGGCCGTCGTCGAGGACGCGGTTGCCGCCCGCGGCCTGGTTGACGACGGCGACGGGCGGGGCGCCGGGCCCGCGCAGCCGGTCGTTGAGCACGTCGGGCCAGCGGTCGTTGCCGTTGGTGGTGGAGCCGCGGCCGTCGCTGAGGGAGTCGCCGAGGACGACGGCGGAGCGGGTGCGAGCGGGGGCCTGGGCCTCGACGCCGCTGAGGAAGTACCAGTGGTCGGTGGCCGTCGCGCCGGGCAGCGCGGCGGCGCCGGTGTGGTCGCCGGCCAGCAGGTACGAGGTGGTGCGCGAGCCCGGGTGCGAGGTGACGGCGGTGGACGCCTGGCCGTCGGCGAGGTAGAGGGTCACGGTCAGGTTGGCGCCGGGGGCGGCATCCAGGCGTACGGGGTCGGAGACGACCTGCGCGCCGACGGGGACCGTCGCGCCCGTCCGGCCGCCGAACGTCAGCGGGCGCGAGCTGCCCGGCACGATGCCGTCGACGCCGGCCCGGCCGCCGGCGGGGAGGGCGACGGCGGCGCGGGTGATCGGCAGTTCGGCGCCGCCGAAGGCGTTGGAGAAGCGGAACCGGAGCCGTTCGCCGGGCACGGCGAGGCGCACGGTCTGGCGCAGGGTGGCGTCGCGCAGCACGCCGTCGTCCTGGGTGAACGGCGGGGGCGGCATGTTCGCCGGCTCGGTGAGCTGGGGCATCGAGGTCCAGGAGGCGACCCACTGCGCGGGCCCGCCGGGAGCCGCGGGGGTCCCGGCGGCGGCGGGGGCGGGGCCGCGTAGCACGTTCGCCGCCACCGCCACGGCCGCGACGAGGGCCACGACGAGCGCGGCGGCGAGGTACGGATACACGGCGGCGCGGCGGTCACGGGGGCGTCGGTACGCGGGCTGGGGCATCTGCGGCTCCCGGGGCGAGACGGCGAAATATTTCGAGATCAATGCCGAAAATTTCTGACCGTACGCTACGGTCCGCCGCCACCCCGGTCAACGCCGCCACCCGCGCAGGTTC
The Streptomyces sp. CNQ-509 DNA segment above includes these coding regions:
- a CDS encoding SGNH/GDSL hydrolase family protein; amino-acid sequence: MPQPAYRRPRDRRAAVYPYLAAALVVALVAAVAVAANVLRGPAPAAAGTPAAPGGPAQWVASWTSMPQLTEPANMPPPPFTQDDGVLRDATLRQTVRLAVPGERLRFRFSNAFGGAELPITRAAVALPAGGRAGVDGIVPGSSRPLTFGGRTGATVPVGAQVVSDPVRLDAAPGANLTVTLYLADGQASTAVTSHPGSRTTSYLLAGDHTGAAALPGATATDHWYFLSGVEAQAPARTRSAVVLGDSLSDGRGSTTNGNDRWPDVLNDRLRGPGAPPVAVVNQAAGGNRVLDDGLGPNALARLDRDVLAVSGARWLLVFEGINDIGTAPATEAAQRATGDELLAAYDQIVTRAHAQGIRVYGATLTPFGGSTPYDDPAGLREATRQRVNDWIRSSGRFDAVVDFDAATRDPAHPRALLPALDTGDHLHLNPEGYALLARAVPLRLFR